One Luteolibacter arcticus DNA segment encodes these proteins:
- the infB gene encoding translation initiation factor IF-2, whose product MAPKDKDSTPPKKKVLDLIEEPKVQSRRDRQRAAQTVADTPAPPSALDKAKAAALDIFEDAGKKKRTTVRKTEQSGKSALPTISKLLEEEPAPAPEVPATPPPSAASVSPVVPVAEEPAAEEDTGNIISIKPPIIVSELAARMSLKPFVLLADLIKLQIFVAPHQAIEPDIAARVCELHGFIFEREKREKGGGVHKIEEVVVEPAAPQDEPEDLLQLRPPIITIMGHVDHGKTSLLDYIRKSTITKGEAGGITQHVAAYKVEHEGKPITFIDTPGHAIFSDMRARGADITDIVVLVVAANDGIMPQTLEAIEHAKKAKKTIIVAINKVDLPSANVMRVKTQLAEKGLQTVDYGGDVEAVEISALTGVGIPALLELLALQAEVLELKANPKGNARAAIIEARVQPGRGATASVIVETGTLKTGTPFICGPFAGKVKSLINDRGESVKEAKPGTPVEVIGFDEMPNVGDSLVEMDSIRAAQKLADERQLDRRNDRLQLTRKSRMEDLFSNVIDGTGKAALKIVLKCDVQGSVEAIKNAIGDIKSDKVNTQVIIAAAGPITEGDIQMASSADAVVLGFNVKVEANAVKAVKSEGVQVKLYSIVYELIDQVREAMLGLLEPLTRENIIGHAEVRMVFKLSKSKGRAAGSYVTDGKIHRKSHARVIRGGVPVFDGKMSTLRRFQDEVDEVKSGMECGIRLGEFNEYQEGDIIECYTLEKIPQGL is encoded by the coding sequence GGCTGCCGCCCTCGACATCTTCGAAGACGCCGGGAAGAAGAAGCGCACCACCGTCCGCAAGACCGAGCAATCGGGCAAGTCGGCGCTGCCCACGATTTCGAAGCTCCTCGAAGAGGAGCCCGCACCCGCTCCGGAGGTGCCGGCCACTCCCCCGCCGTCAGCGGCTTCCGTCTCACCGGTCGTCCCGGTTGCCGAGGAACCTGCAGCAGAAGAGGACACTGGCAACATCATCAGCATCAAGCCGCCGATCATCGTCAGCGAGCTTGCCGCGCGGATGAGCCTCAAGCCTTTCGTGCTGCTTGCCGATCTGATCAAGCTTCAGATCTTCGTCGCACCGCATCAGGCGATCGAGCCTGACATCGCGGCCCGGGTCTGCGAACTCCATGGCTTCATTTTCGAACGCGAGAAGCGCGAAAAGGGCGGTGGCGTTCACAAGATCGAGGAAGTCGTCGTCGAGCCGGCAGCCCCGCAGGACGAGCCGGAGGACCTCCTCCAGCTCCGCCCGCCGATCATCACGATCATGGGTCACGTCGACCACGGGAAGACCTCCCTGCTCGACTACATCCGCAAGTCCACCATCACCAAGGGCGAGGCCGGCGGTATCACCCAGCACGTGGCCGCCTACAAGGTGGAGCACGAGGGCAAGCCGATCACCTTCATCGATACCCCGGGTCACGCCATCTTCTCCGACATGCGCGCCCGCGGCGCGGACATCACGGACATTGTCGTGCTCGTGGTAGCCGCCAATGACGGGATCATGCCGCAGACCTTGGAAGCCATCGAGCACGCCAAGAAAGCGAAGAAGACCATCATCGTCGCCATCAACAAGGTCGACCTGCCGTCTGCCAACGTGATGCGCGTGAAAACGCAACTCGCGGAAAAGGGCCTGCAAACCGTGGACTACGGCGGCGACGTCGAGGCCGTGGAAATCTCCGCCCTCACCGGTGTCGGGATTCCCGCCCTGCTCGAGCTGCTCGCCCTCCAGGCGGAAGTGCTCGAACTCAAGGCGAACCCGAAGGGCAATGCCCGCGCCGCCATCATCGAGGCTCGCGTGCAACCCGGTCGCGGTGCGACCGCCTCCGTCATCGTCGAGACCGGCACGCTCAAAACCGGCACGCCATTCATCTGTGGTCCCTTTGCCGGCAAGGTGAAGTCCCTCATCAACGACCGCGGCGAATCCGTCAAGGAAGCCAAGCCCGGCACGCCCGTCGAAGTCATCGGCTTCGACGAAATGCCGAACGTCGGCGACAGCCTGGTGGAAATGGACTCGATCCGCGCCGCCCAGAAGCTGGCCGATGAACGCCAGCTCGACCGCCGTAACGATCGCCTCCAGTTGACCCGCAAGAGCCGCATGGAGGATCTCTTCTCCAACGTCATCGATGGCACCGGCAAGGCCGCCCTCAAGATCGTGCTGAAGTGCGACGTCCAGGGCTCGGTCGAAGCGATCAAGAACGCGATCGGCGACATCAAGTCCGACAAGGTCAACACCCAGGTCATCATCGCCGCTGCCGGCCCGATCACCGAAGGCGACATCCAGATGGCCAGCTCTGCGGATGCAGTGGTGCTTGGCTTCAACGTCAAGGTCGAGGCCAACGCCGTGAAGGCGGTCAAGTCCGAGGGCGTCCAGGTGAAGCTCTACTCGATCGTTTACGAACTGATCGATCAGGTCCGCGAGGCCATGCTCGGCCTGCTTGAACCACTTACCCGCGAGAACATCATCGGCCACGCCGAGGTGCGCATGGTATTCAAACTCTCCAAGTCGAAGGGCCGCGCCGCCGGTTCCTACGTCACGGATGGCAAGATTCACCGCAAGTCCCACGCCCGCGTCATTCGCGGTGGCGTGCCGGTCTTCGATGGCAAGATGTCCACTCTCCGCCGCTTCCAGGACGAAGTGGACGAGGTCAAGTCGGGCATGGAGTGCGGTATCCGCCTGGGCGAGTTTAACGAGTACCAGGAAGGCGACATCATCGAGTGCTACACGCTCGAGAAGATCCCGCAGGGGCTCTAA
- the rbfA gene encoding 30S ribosome-binding factor RbfA, translated as MSLRIDRVNELLKREIGTVVQKDYEWNGSLVTVAAVETTQDIKEAKVWISVLGGRVESVLEKLNRDHGSIQKKISKRVVLKSLPVLSFRHDGSAERGVEIVNLLDEVAKLPTAKDDDETSDR; from the coding sequence ATGAGCCTCCGCATCGACCGGGTCAATGAGCTGCTGAAGCGCGAGATCGGCACCGTGGTCCAGAAGGACTACGAGTGGAACGGCTCGCTGGTGACGGTGGCTGCCGTGGAAACCACGCAGGACATCAAGGAGGCGAAGGTCTGGATCAGCGTGCTCGGCGGCCGCGTGGAGTCGGTTCTGGAAAAGCTCAACCGTGACCACGGCAGCATCCAGAAGAAGATCTCCAAGCGCGTGGTGCTGAAGTCGCTGCCCGTTCTCAGCTTCCGCCACGACGGATCCGCCGAGCGCGGCGTGGAAATCGTGAACCTCTTGGATGAGGTCGCGAAACTGCCGACGGCGAAGGATGACGACGAAACGTCGGATCGTTGA
- a CDS encoding chorismate-binding protein, whose amino-acid sequence MSSHSFAFLDLPDGRSLVGHGPFVSSASPPTGGAAFYRNDFGLTAPEPWLVPQHWEVVGREDVAARIGPVGEPLSCTWLPPEASDFASVFQEISAAIRTGAFEKTVPVVVERGTLQEPPGHRLLAAATGSSEPLLGYGFSDGSSGFAGASPERLLSVTGGVLKTMALAGTARTEERDVLAVDEKEIREHEYVAQSLVSKLGDIGHVRRGPRGIMELGSIVHFHTPIEVDLAGDESPAQLVRRLHPTPALGPLPRTPETLGQLIGWRRRLGTPEDFGAPFGAILDGEFHAIVAIRGLWWQDCDVILPAGCGVIEASRLVNEWRELRLKREAVKARFRL is encoded by the coding sequence GTGAGTTCCCATAGCTTCGCCTTCCTCGACCTGCCGGATGGTCGCTCGCTTGTCGGTCACGGGCCCTTCGTATCCTCGGCAAGCCCGCCAACCGGTGGTGCCGCCTTCTACCGGAATGACTTCGGCCTGACGGCTCCCGAGCCATGGCTGGTTCCACAACACTGGGAGGTTGTTGGACGCGAGGATGTAGCCGCCCGCATCGGCCCGGTCGGCGAGCCGCTGTCCTGCACGTGGTTGCCTCCCGAGGCCTCCGACTTCGCCTCGGTCTTCCAGGAGATCAGCGCCGCGATCCGTACCGGTGCCTTCGAGAAAACCGTGCCCGTGGTGGTGGAACGCGGCACCCTTCAAGAACCACCGGGCCATCGTCTCCTCGCTGCAGCCACCGGAAGCAGCGAGCCATTGTTGGGCTATGGATTCTCTGACGGCAGCTCGGGCTTCGCCGGGGCCTCACCCGAGCGCCTGCTATCCGTCACCGGCGGCGTCTTGAAAACCATGGCGCTCGCCGGCACCGCCCGCACCGAGGAGCGCGACGTGCTCGCCGTGGATGAAAAGGAGATCCGCGAGCACGAATACGTCGCGCAGTCGCTGGTGTCGAAGCTCGGCGACATCGGCCACGTCCGCCGCGGCCCCCGGGGCATCATGGAACTCGGCTCGATCGTTCATTTCCACACGCCGATCGAAGTCGATCTCGCGGGCGACGAAAGTCCGGCCCAGTTGGTTCGCCGGCTCCATCCGACCCCCGCGCTCGGCCCCCTGCCCCGCACGCCGGAGACCCTCGGCCAGCTCATCGGCTGGCGTCGCCGGCTGGGCACGCCGGAGGACTTCGGGGCTCCTTTCGGAGCGATCCTCGATGGCGAATTCCACGCCATCGTCGCCATCCGCGGCCTCTGGTGGCAAGATTGTGACGTCATCCTGCCCGCCGGCTGCGGCGTGATCGAGGCCAGCCGGCTGGTCAATGAGTGGCGCGAGCTGCGGCTGAAACGTGAGGCGGTGAAAGCGCGCTTCCGCCTCTAG
- a CDS encoding carboxypeptidase M32, whose translation MSTALERLRTLARERAVVATSAATIGWDQETYLPDEGHEWRADQIAWLSERAHELGTSAAWGEALATAEAESAAPALTVVMRRDFDRATKLPGELVAREAQASSLGKQAWADARKRSDFASFAPHLETLLGIAREKADRWGYEAEAYDALLDTYERGSTSAGIASLFGALKPQLREIAAAAVERSNKRNATLPTGVYPIAAQKEFNALVAESLGFDFKAGRIDTTAHPFCTTLGPRDIRLTTRYDESDFTSSLFGVMHEAGHGLYEQGLPVSEVGLPSGDAASLGIHESQSRLWENHVGRSRPFWEKWLPVAVQHFPALAHTSLDDFLAAIHRAEFSFIRVEADEATYDLHILLRFELERRLVAGELSVKDVPAAWNESFRDLFGMTPPDDAHGCLQDIHWAMGGLGYFSTYTLGNLNAAQLFAAATADPAIAAGVAKAEYAPLLSWLRNKVHAKGAVLTPAEIVTQATGKPPSPEAHLAHLKARYLG comes from the coding sequence GTGAGCACTGCCCTCGAACGCCTCCGCACCTTGGCCCGCGAGCGGGCCGTCGTCGCCACCTCCGCCGCCACCATCGGCTGGGATCAGGAAACCTACCTGCCGGATGAGGGTCACGAGTGGCGCGCCGACCAGATCGCCTGGCTTTCGGAACGCGCCCATGAACTCGGCACCTCCGCCGCCTGGGGTGAAGCTCTCGCCACCGCCGAAGCCGAGTCCGCCGCGCCCGCACTGACCGTCGTCATGCGCCGCGACTTCGACCGCGCCACCAAGCTCCCCGGCGAACTCGTCGCCCGCGAAGCCCAGGCATCGTCGCTGGGAAAGCAAGCATGGGCCGACGCCCGCAAACGCTCGGACTTCGCCTCCTTCGCTCCCCATCTGGAGACCCTGCTCGGAATCGCCCGTGAGAAGGCCGACCGCTGGGGCTATGAGGCCGAGGCCTACGACGCGCTGCTCGATACCTACGAACGCGGCTCCACTTCCGCCGGCATCGCGTCCTTGTTCGGAGCATTGAAGCCACAACTCCGCGAAATCGCCGCCGCGGCCGTCGAACGATCTAACAAGCGCAACGCCACCCTTCCCACTGGCGTCTATCCCATCGCCGCCCAAAAGGAGTTCAACGCCTTGGTCGCAGAGTCGCTCGGCTTCGATTTCAAGGCCGGCCGCATCGACACCACCGCGCATCCGTTTTGCACCACCCTCGGCCCCCGCGACATCCGGCTGACGACGCGCTACGACGAAAGCGATTTCACCTCCTCGCTCTTCGGCGTCATGCATGAGGCCGGTCACGGGCTCTACGAGCAAGGGTTGCCCGTCAGCGAGGTCGGCCTGCCCTCCGGCGATGCCGCTTCGCTCGGCATCCACGAGTCGCAGTCACGGCTGTGGGAAAATCACGTCGGCCGCTCGCGTCCGTTCTGGGAAAAATGGTTGCCGGTCGCGGTCCAACATTTCCCGGCGCTCGCTCACACCTCGCTCGATGACTTCCTCGCTGCCATCCACCGCGCGGAGTTCTCCTTCATCCGCGTCGAAGCGGATGAGGCGACCTACGACCTGCACATCCTCCTGCGCTTCGAGCTGGAGCGTCGTCTCGTCGCCGGCGAGCTTTCCGTGAAAGACGTGCCCGCCGCATGGAACGAAAGCTTCCGCGACCTCTTCGGCATGACCCCGCCAGATGACGCCCACGGCTGCCTCCAGGACATCCACTGGGCGATGGGAGGCCTCGGTTACTTCTCGACCTACACACTCGGCAACCTGAATGCCGCCCAGCTCTTCGCCGCCGCCACTGCCGATCCCGCCATCGCCGCCGGCGTCGCCAAGGCCGAGTACGCCCCCCTGCTCTCCTGGCTGCGCAACAAGGTCCACGCCAAGGGTGCCGTGCTCACCCCAGCAGAAATCGTCACCCAGGCAACCGGCAAGCCCCCCTCCCCCGAAGCGCACCTCGCCCACCTGAAGGCCCGCTACCTCGGCTGA
- the polA gene encoding DNA polymerase I, with protein sequence MPRLFLLDGMALVYRAHFAFIQNPIRNSKGINTSALYGFINTLLTILEKEKPSHLGVAWDTSAPTPRHVKFPAYKAQRDEMPEELAAAIPNVKRLCQAFHLPLLEIDGYEADDLIGTLAKRAEAQGFETYMVTPDKDFAQLLSDRTFMWKPGKKGAEHEVIGVPQLMEIWGVPEPHQIIDLLGLMGDSVDNIPGVPGIGPKTAQKLIADYGSVENLLANLASLKGKQKENLETYAEQALLSKDLATIIIDAPIEVTWADLALTSRDDDAVKALFTEFEFRTLTKRLFGDSGNAASADSTPPEAGEQTTTAPVFSHLKTIAEVPHTYHLADTPDKQAELFAQLAKQERFCFDIETTSLDRFEAKLLGVAFSWNAHEGWYLPYSDPLLPALRTALSSPVEKIGHNLKYDLSVLHRYGIEVAGPIFDSMLAHGLAFPDQRHNMDYVSETMLGYTPVKLREIASAIPSPEASEDLFAFAETKKASKNLDIAAIPLATLAEYAAEDADVTWQIAEKLRPLLDGQQHVFRDIECPLSPVLVRMEMEGIAVDRNALSEIGVQLQQRIDELSLSIATLAGRPFNLNSPKQLGEILFNELGLADKAKKTKTGQFKTDESTLASLAGKHPIIDEILEYREATKLKGTYLDALPGHIVPKTGRIHTQFHQLVAATGRLASTDPNLQNIPIRSALGRQIRKAFVPREGCTLLSCDYSQIELRVMAGLANDVSMIEAFRENRDIHTATAAKVWGISETEVTREQRSGAKMVNFGIIYGISAFGLSQRLGIPRGEAGEIIDNYFKQYPAIKEFMDRTITEARDCGYVETLSGRRRYFPDLTSANQTIRGNAERAAINTPIQGTAADMIKLAMIRIDALLRETPHQTKMLLQVHDELVFDLALGEQEELVPKILHAMETALPLPGEVPILVEHGTGPNWLAAH encoded by the coding sequence ATGCCCCGACTTTTCCTGCTGGATGGGATGGCGCTCGTCTATCGCGCGCACTTCGCCTTCATCCAGAATCCCATTCGCAACTCCAAGGGTATCAACACGTCAGCCCTCTACGGCTTCATCAATACGCTGCTGACGATCTTGGAAAAGGAGAAGCCGTCCCACCTCGGCGTCGCATGGGACACCTCCGCCCCGACCCCGCGGCACGTGAAATTTCCGGCCTACAAGGCCCAGCGCGACGAAATGCCGGAAGAGCTGGCCGCCGCGATTCCAAACGTCAAACGGCTCTGCCAAGCCTTCCACCTCCCGCTGCTCGAAATCGACGGCTACGAGGCGGACGACCTGATCGGGACGCTGGCCAAGCGCGCCGAAGCCCAAGGTTTCGAGACCTACATGGTCACCCCCGACAAGGACTTCGCCCAGCTTTTGAGCGACCGCACCTTCATGTGGAAACCCGGCAAGAAGGGTGCCGAGCACGAGGTCATCGGCGTTCCCCAGCTCATGGAAATCTGGGGAGTGCCCGAACCGCACCAGATCATCGACCTGCTCGGGCTGATGGGCGACTCGGTGGACAATATCCCCGGCGTCCCCGGCATCGGGCCGAAGACCGCCCAGAAACTCATCGCCGACTACGGCTCGGTCGAAAACCTCCTCGCCAATCTCGCCTCTCTCAAAGGCAAGCAGAAGGAGAACCTCGAAACCTATGCCGAGCAGGCCCTGCTCTCGAAGGACCTCGCCACCATCATCATCGACGCGCCGATCGAGGTCACTTGGGCCGATCTCGCCCTGACCTCCCGCGACGACGACGCGGTAAAGGCGCTCTTCACCGAGTTCGAGTTCCGCACCCTCACCAAGCGCCTCTTCGGCGACTCCGGGAACGCCGCGAGCGCGGACTCCACTCCGCCCGAAGCCGGTGAGCAGACCACGACCGCCCCGGTCTTCTCCCACCTCAAAACGATCGCCGAGGTCCCGCACACGTATCACCTCGCTGACACCCCGGACAAGCAGGCCGAGCTTTTCGCCCAACTCGCCAAGCAGGAGCGCTTCTGCTTCGACATTGAAACCACCTCGCTTGATCGTTTCGAGGCCAAGCTTCTTGGTGTGGCGTTTTCCTGGAATGCTCATGAAGGGTGGTACCTCCCCTACTCCGATCCCTTGCTTCCGGCTCTGCGCACGGCGCTCTCCTCACCCGTGGAAAAGATCGGCCATAATCTCAAATACGACCTCTCCGTACTTCACCGCTACGGCATCGAGGTGGCCGGACCGATCTTCGACTCGATGCTCGCGCATGGCCTGGCCTTTCCCGACCAGCGCCACAACATGGACTACGTGAGCGAGACCATGCTCGGCTACACGCCGGTCAAGCTCCGCGAAATCGCCAGCGCCATTCCTTCACCCGAAGCGAGCGAAGATCTCTTCGCCTTCGCGGAAACCAAGAAGGCTTCCAAGAACCTCGATATCGCCGCCATCCCGCTGGCCACACTGGCCGAATACGCCGCCGAGGACGCCGACGTCACCTGGCAGATCGCGGAGAAACTGCGGCCTCTGTTAGATGGCCAGCAGCACGTGTTCCGCGACATTGAATGCCCGCTCTCACCGGTGCTGGTCCGGATGGAGATGGAAGGTATCGCCGTCGACCGCAACGCCCTCAGCGAGATCGGTGTGCAACTCCAGCAGCGGATCGACGAGCTTTCGCTTTCGATTGCGACCCTCGCCGGACGCCCGTTCAACCTCAACTCCCCCAAGCAGCTCGGCGAGATCCTCTTCAACGAGCTCGGCCTCGCCGACAAGGCGAAGAAGACCAAGACCGGCCAGTTCAAGACCGATGAGTCCACGCTCGCCTCACTCGCCGGCAAGCACCCGATCATCGACGAGATCCTCGAATACCGCGAAGCCACCAAGCTCAAGGGCACCTACCTGGACGCGCTTCCCGGCCACATCGTCCCGAAGACCGGGCGCATCCACACCCAGTTTCACCAGCTCGTCGCCGCAACCGGCCGGCTCGCCTCCACCGATCCGAACCTGCAGAACATCCCGATCCGCTCGGCGCTCGGCCGTCAGATCCGCAAGGCCTTCGTGCCCCGCGAAGGCTGCACCCTGCTTTCGTGCGACTACTCTCAGATCGAGCTCCGCGTCATGGCCGGGCTGGCGAACGATGTCTCGATGATCGAGGCCTTCCGCGAGAACCGCGACATCCACACCGCCACCGCGGCCAAGGTCTGGGGCATCTCTGAAACCGAGGTCACCCGCGAGCAACGCAGCGGCGCGAAGATGGTGAACTTCGGCATCATCTACGGCATCTCCGCCTTCGGCCTCAGCCAGCGCCTCGGCATTCCGCGCGGCGAAGCGGGCGAGATCATCGACAACTACTTCAAGCAGTACCCGGCGATCAAAGAGTTCATGGATCGCACCATCACCGAGGCGCGCGACTGCGGCTACGTCGAGACCCTCAGCGGCCGCCGCCGCTACTTCCCGGATCTGACTTCGGCGAACCAAACCATTCGCGGCAATGCCGAGCGCGCGGCCATCAATACCCCGATCCAAGGCACCGCCGCGGACATGATCAAGCTGGCGATGATCCGCATCGATGCCCTGCTCCGGGAAACGCCCCACCAGACGAAGATGCTGCTCCAGGTCCACGACGAACTCGTCTTCGACCTCGCGCTCGGGGAGCAGGAAGAACTCGTCCCGAAGATCCTCCACGCCATGGAAACAGCGCTCCCGCTTCCCGGCGAGGTGCCAATCTTGGTGGAGCACGGCACCGGCCCGAACTGGTTAGCGGCGCATTGA